From one Pagrus major chromosome 21, Pma_NU_1.0 genomic stretch:
- the plekhj1 gene encoding pleckstrin homology domain-containing family J member 1 has translation MRFNEKELVSLSRQPSEKAAELGMRGPKKGDVVKKRLVKLIVNFLFYFRTDEEEPVGALLLEQCRVEKEDSQTFSIAFLDEAERKYLFECDSEEQCGEWVDAIIKASYEFMRKNLIFYRTEIHRLTGKDPLEQYGISDETRFQVSNGLQLVARDTSSL, from the exons ATGCGTTTCAACGAGAAGGAGCTGGTGTCCCTGAGCCGCCAGCCGTCAGAGAAGGCAGCCGAGCTGGGGATGAGAGGACCCAAGAAGGGAGACG ttgTGAAGAAGAGGCTGGTGAAACTCATCGTCAACTTCCTCTTTTACTTCCGgactgatgaggaggag cCAGTTGGAGCTTTGCTGCTGGAGCAGTGTCGGGTGGAGAAGGAGGACAGCCAGACCTTCTCTATTG CATTTCTGGATGAAGCAGAGAGGAAGTATCTGTTTGAGTGCGACTCTGAAGAGCAGTGTGGGGAGTGGGTAGACGCCATTATCAAGGCCAG TTACGAGTTCATGAGGAAGAACCTGATATTCTATCGAACTGAAATCCACAGGCTCACTGGCAAG GACCCTTTGGAGCAGTATGGTATATCAGATGAAACTCGCTTCCAGGTGAGCAACGGCCTGCAGCTTGTGGCTAGAGATACCTCCTCCCTGTAG
- the sf3a2 gene encoding splicing factor 3A subunit 2: MDFQHRAGGKTGSGGVASASESNRDRRERLRQLALETIDINKDPYFMKNHLGSYECKLCLTLHNNEGSYLAHTQGKKHQTNLARRAAKEAKEAPAQPAPAKVKVEVKKFVKIGRPGYKVTKQRDPETGQQSLLFQIDYPEIAEGIGPRHRFMSAYEQRIEPPDRRWQYLLLAAEPYETIAFKVPSREIDKAENRFWTHWNRETKQFFLQFHFKMEKAVPQSSGPPPAAGVKRPPPLMSGVGPRPPNDSLPPPPPGGMPVPPLPPGAPGAPHMPPQMPMPPMPMRPPPPEGISISNN; the protein is encoded by the exons ATGGATTTCCAGCATCGAGCTGGAGGGAAGACGGGCAGCGGCGGGGTGGCGTCCGCCTCTGAGAGTAACCGTGATCGACGAGAGCGGTTACGTCAGCTGGCCCTGGAGACCATCGACATCAACAAAGACCCCTACTTCATGAAGAATCATTTAGGATCATATGAGTGTAAACTTTGTCTGACACTTCATAACAACGAG GGCAGCTACTTGGCTCAcacacaaggaaagaaacatcagaCCAACTT agcGCGGAGAGCAGCCAAGGAGGCCAAAGAAGCTCCTGCTCAACCGGCTCCAGCAAAAGTTAAAGTTGAGGTCAAGAAGTTTGTCAAAATTGGTCGACCAGGATACAAAG TAACCAAACAGAGGGACCCAGAGACCGGACAGCAGTCCTTACTTTTCCAG ATTGACTACCCAGAGATCGCTGAAGGAATCGGACCCAGGCATCGTTTCATGTCTGCTTACGAGCAGCGCATCGAGCCGCCTGATCGTCGCTGGCAGTACCTGCTTCTGGCTGCAGAACCATATGAGACTATTGCTTTTAAG GTCCCCAGTAGAGAAATTGATAAAGCAGAAAATCGCTTCTGGACCCACTGGAACAGAGAAACTAAACAG TTCTTCCTTCAGTTCCACTTCAAAATGGAGAAAGCTGTTCCTCAGTCCAGCGGTCCGCCACCTGCTGCAGGCGTGAAGCGCCCCCCTCCTCTCATGAGTGGAGTCGGACCTCGCCCACCAAATGATTCTCTTCCCCCTCCCCCGCCAGGAGGGATGCCCGTCCCCCCTCTCCCACCTGGTGCCCCAGGTGCCCCCCACATGCCCCCTCAGATGCCCATGCCCCCCATGCCAATGAGGCCACCTCCACCTGAGGGCATCTCAATATCTAATAATTGA